The genomic window GCGCACGCACCCGCACACGGGACGGGGCCCGCCGGGGGCACCTCGCGGTGCCGCCGACGGGCCCCGCGTCCGGGCCGCGTCCGGGTCAGTTCTGGGCGGAGAGGTACTCCGCGACCAGGAACGCGATCTCCAGCGACTGCATGTGGTTCAGCCGCGGATCGCACAGGGTCTCGTAGCGCTCCGCGAACGAGGACTCCGCCACCGGGTCCGAGCCGCCCAGGCACTCGGCGACGTCGTCCCCGGTCATCTCCACGTGGATGCCGCCCGGGAAGGTCCCCAGCTCGCGGTGCACCTCGAAGAAGCCGCGCACCTCGTCCACGACGTCCTCGAACTTGCGGGTCTTGTACCCGGAGGGCAGGGACACCGTGTTGCCGTGCATGGGGTCGGTGACCCACACGGGCTTGGCGCCGGAGGCCTCCACGGCCTGGATCACCGGGGGCAGCTTCTCCCGGATGTTCTGGGCACCCATCCGGGTGATGAACGTGAGGCGGCCGGGCTCGCGCTGCGGGTCCAGCGCGTCGATGAGGCGCAGGGCATCCTCACCCGTGGTGCCCGGACCGAGCTTCACGCCGATCGGGTTGCGCAACCGCGAGAGCAGGTCCACGTGGGCACCGTCGAGATCGCGCGTGCGCTCGCCGATCCACAGGAAGTGGGCGGACGTGCCGTAGGGCAGGTTGGTGCGGGAGTCGATGCGCGTCAGGGCGCGCTCGTAGTCGAGCAGCAGCGCCTCGTGGCCCGCGAAGAACTCGGTGGTCTTCAGGGCGTCGAAGTCCGAGCCGCACGCGGCCATGAACTTCACCGCGTGGTCGATCTCCCGGGCCATCGACTCGTACCGGGCGTACGCGGGGTTGGCGGCGAAGCCCATGTTCCAGGCGTGCACGCGGCGCAGGTCCGCGAAACCGCCCTGCGTGAACGCGCGGATCAGGTTCAGCGTGGACGCGGAGGTGTGGTAGCCGCGCACCATGCGCTTGGGGTCGTGGACGCGGGACTGCTCGGTGAAGTCGAAGCCGTTAACCATCTCACCGCGGAAGGAGGGCAGGGTCACGCCGTCGCGGGTCTCCTCGTTGGAGGAGCGGGGCTTGGAGAACTGGCCGGCCATCCGGCCCATCTTCACCACCGGCAGGGACGCGCCGTAGGTGAGCACCACGGCCATCTGCAGCAGCGTGCGCACGCGCCCGGAGATCTTGTCCGCGGTGGCGCCCGCGAAGGTCTCGGCGCAGTCGCCGCCCTGCAGGAAGAACGCCTCGCCGTTGGCCACCTGCGCGAGGCGGGAGCGCAGCCGGTCCACCTCGCCCGCGAACACGAGCGGGGGCACCGCGTTGAGCTCCTGGATGGAGCCCGCGAAGTCCGGGTGCTGCGCCCACTGGGGGTGCTGCCCGATGGTCTTGTCCCGCCACTCGTCCAGCCCGGGGTAGTCCGCGGCGCTGGGCGAGGGGGTCATGACGGATCGGAACTGATCGGACAGGGTTTCGGCACTCATTGCTCCAGTCTAGGCCGTGGGCGCCGGGCCGCCCTCATCGGTTTCCTCGTGCGACCGCCCGTGCAGCCGCGCGCCGAGGCTGCCGGCCTGCTGGGACACGGCGTCGGTCACGGAGCGTCCCCTCTCCCGCGTGGCCTGGGCGACCTCCCGGGCCTGCGCCTTGAACGAGGAGGTCTTCTCCTCCGCGAGCCGGCGCTTGTGGTCCGCCGCATAGACGTCCGCGGTCTGCTGGCCGGAGAGCTCCGCGATGGCGGCCATGATCTCGTCCGTGACGCGGCGCAGGGTCGCGTGGTCCCCGTGCTGGGACATGAGGTGGGAGAAGTCCATGGGGGCCCCGAAGATGGTGGTGATGCGCGCGCGCCGGGGGTCCGGGAACCGGGAGCCCAGGGGCTGCATCGTGTCCGTGCCGATCATGGCCACGGGGACCACGGGTGCACCGGTCTCCAGGGCGAGCCGTGCCACGCCGATCTTGCCCCGGTAGAGCCGTCCGTCCGGCGAGCGGGTGCCCTCCGGGTAGATGCCCACGAGCTTGCCCTCGGCCAGCGCCTGCCCGCCCGCGCTGAGGGACTTCGCGCTCGCGCTGCCGCCGCGGCGGTCCATGGGGATCTGGTTGATGGCCTTGAAGAACGCCGCGACGATCCGCCCGCGGATGCCGGGGGTGTTGAAGTACTCGGACTTGGCCAGGAAGTAGACCTGCCGCGGGACGGCCACCGGCATGAAGATCGAGTCCGGCACGGACAGGTGGTTGCTCGCGAGGATCGCGGGTCCGTGGGCGGGGACGTGTTCCAGGCCGATCACGGTGGGTCGGCAGACCATGTTGACCGCGGGGGCCACCACGTAGTTCCGGAGGAACATGTACACCATGAGCGCGAGCCCTTTCGTCGACGTGCCGGGTGCGGGCCCCGGCGGCCCGTCCGCGCGGTG from Kocuria rhizophila DC2201 includes these protein-coding regions:
- a CDS encoding class II 3-deoxy-7-phosphoheptulonate synthase, producing MSAETLSDQFRSVMTPSPSAADYPGLDEWRDKTIGQHPQWAQHPDFAGSIQELNAVPPLVFAGEVDRLRSRLAQVANGEAFFLQGGDCAETFAGATADKISGRVRTLLQMAVVLTYGASLPVVKMGRMAGQFSKPRSSNEETRDGVTLPSFRGEMVNGFDFTEQSRVHDPKRMVRGYHTSASTLNLIRAFTQGGFADLRRVHAWNMGFAANPAYARYESMAREIDHAVKFMAACGSDFDALKTTEFFAGHEALLLDYERALTRIDSRTNLPYGTSAHFLWIGERTRDLDGAHVDLLSRLRNPIGVKLGPGTTGEDALRLIDALDPQREPGRLTFITRMGAQNIREKLPPVIQAVEASGAKPVWVTDPMHGNTVSLPSGYKTRKFEDVVDEVRGFFEVHRELGTFPGGIHVEMTGDDVAECLGGSDPVAESSFAERYETLCDPRLNHMQSLEIAFLVAEYLSAQN
- a CDS encoding lysophospholipid acyltransferase family protein: MFLRNYVVAPAVNMVCRPTVIGLEHVPAHGPAILASNHLSVPDSIFMPVAVPRQVYFLAKSEYFNTPGIRGRIVAAFFKAINQIPMDRRGGSASAKSLSAGGQALAEGKLVGIYPEGTRSPDGRLYRGKIGVARLALETGAPVVPVAMIGTDTMQPLGSRFPDPRRARITTIFGAPMDFSHLMSQHGDHATLRRVTDEIMAAIAELSGQQTADVYAADHKRRLAEEKTSSFKAQAREVAQATRERGRSVTDAVSQQAGSLGARLHGRSHEETDEGGPAPTA